The genomic interval GAAAATTCTAGAAAGGACGAAGGAGCTACATGAACTGAGTAAAGCTGCAGCGACTATCAAGGTTCCATATACTGCAATGCTATGAATGTACAAAACTCTCTAAAATAAGTTCCATAGGCTTTCTGCCAAAATGAATGTCATACTCCAttatgaaaataaatgaatgatgGCATAATATGCATTGTGCAATTACATGTGTTTTCATCTTGTTTTTAATACTATCGCTAATAATCCCTTGTGATGACAATGacattcccaggtgaaaaacccatatacttaaagtgtactttttttgaccgtacttagtacaaagtgtactattttcggcgatttaaagtgcgcttcattgcactattagtgcgctgaagcactactaaagcagtacttcagcacacttgcagcacactgaggatgctaaattggcacagcttttggacaactttaaatgcactacaagcatacttttgaaagtatgctctcaacacgcttttcatgcattcgtatggcattaagagtgtgcttgagtacacttctataacattttattgttactagaagttcaataaaagtatattaactttatgcttctttggactacattggaacattttaagtctgtaaaaagtatatcatattaagtattgtaaatatattacaggtatgcttgaagtatatttacagtacactcccaagtacatgaaataatataaatgtaatactacaatccatgctggtccttaGAGCTTGTACATTTCACACTGccacacatgtcacagtagtgatacagtatgcaagcctagcacgactgacatttacaatcattgcattgttacagagatttcagatacacatttcactttcttttgaTCTTGATTCACCTTCCTACAGCTGATCACTTGAAGTGATTACTAATGATGACTCTCTTCAGGTATTCTTTgattgaacaactagttccaacttacctcccaccgtgatatcatgggaagtgtgagcctatatataccagaacatatacgtgaccatcataatgacggtgggaacatggtcatttttttgtgtagcactttaaaatttaaaaactcctacaataaacacagaatataacattgagtaatattttcatgcaaaccaaaaatattccttcaggataaatggctttctgtttgagaaatttagctccaagaagtgcattgcatgatagcacatgtatgatggtgcatgatgggtaaatgcactttgtgtaagcacactttgaagatatttggatgaagtacaatcatggtgcacttagaaaaagtgtacttgcaatatgttaaagcgatttactttaaagtgcactatagaaaatcacacttcgaagacatttgggtgaaatGTAATCATATTacactttaaaaaagtaaaattgcaatatgttattaaaaaatacacttttagtaagttcactattagaacactattagtatattcctctaaatacactttagccaaacatcttcgaagtacacttgaagtatggttcgctaagtgtactttctttgagagcaacttaattacatctaattgtaagtacactttaaataagcatattgtaaacatactttttcttggcaccaaaagcatgagtgcacttttaacatgctaagtacacttcagtcatgcttttattgcactaaattgaaccactttttcacctgggttgtgatgacaatgtttgtttcCTGCATAGCGCTCCACAACTACAGCCGTCCAGAACAGTGAGAGTACGCAAAGGCGTATTGCAATGACCAATTTGATTGGAGCACATGAGAAGGCTGACTTGGATCGAGTAAATGACTTTTTCAAGCAAGTGAGTTTTGAAATAACAACTCTGAGGGAGAGATATGCAGACTTGGAACAGATCTTACAGACAAAggatctcactctctttcttgagGTAGGAAAACTTGTCTTTCAGGTTACATCTCTGCTTCAAAATCTACAGATATATGCAAATAGCACACCTTGGCGCATTAAGATATGTATCTTTGACGTACTTGTGAATGTTCATTTCGATTCTAGACTTCAAGGAAAATCTATCATCATCAAGGATCTGAGAGCTTGCCCCGTGTTTCCATTAATACCAATTCCATGTACATGAAAATAAAGGAGTCTGTCCAAAAGTTGAAACAATCCATGGAGAGCATGCTTAACGTGGAGTTTGCTAAAATGACAGGTGAGGGAAGTGTGGGGTATTCAGTTCTGAATACCTCGGCTTATTATCTGTTTATCACATAATGTGTACGCTGTCCTCAACAGTCCAGACGGATTCTGCAATTGTGTCCCCAGAACCACTTATCAGGCAGGACTTCTTGAAATGTAAGTAAACATCTATCATCACCATTATAATAGAAAGATTTGTGTTTTGTAATAAGCTTTATTACACTTTAGACTTCCCATATTATCTTGTACATACGTTCCGTTTAGAAGGACAGCATGGAAACCCTGGCTGAAATCTTTGTCTGCATTTTAGGAACCCAAACACAGAACAGGGAGGGAGTGCAAGACATTATTAGTCTAATTAAAGCTTGTCATTTGTTGACAGACATCTGATCCAAAGCCTGCTTTACATCAggctttagacacacacacacacacacacacacacacacacacacacacacacacacacacacacacacacacacacacacacacacacacactgcttactcTTGATTGCATGATTACTCTTGCTTGATATTTGtttataaaggttggagcaggcttcacccaacacgtttttcttcttttaagagtgctgaccaaaatattgtaaaactgaaaaatgacaaAAGGTGCGACCTTTCATCATTTTTCTCGTTTGATATTTGTCATCATTATTTGTCTTTCAGATGTAAGTAAACATCTATCatcaccagggctttgaaccgttatttttttccaaacgttccgttccgaacagaaacggaattataacgtttccggttatgagttccacaaataaattgacgttcccgaaccggttagaacaaaaaaatattgttcccggaacggttaatttcgttccagTCAGCTGATTTCTCCCCATACCCTAAGCGATGTTaaataaccaagaaagacggaagtgcaaatgagtcagtctacaatccaaactgtttattcaagcggatgaaaagaatatcctccagaaattttgtcattcagggacgacctaagcggagaagcggagaataaatcTCAATGATAAAAATGCgcactccacgctgacttgggtcacgtggagcgctatgatggacattgtgagtttgtgcatatttgaagcggccatggattcccaataacgtagaacattctcggtgcgcttgctttacacacgcttctctgcaatgtcatacaatgatgcaatggaaactctgcccttttgtatgaccgcggtttctcttatttaagatgtggagtggagactttgtaatccacagctctctccattcagtcagagaatatctgatgtcacacaggacgtgaacctcagccgtcatggtaacgtgtgcaggaaaaaaattacttttttttttgaggaatggtattaaccggtattaaccggttaccattatttttaaataagtgttcccgttccagaacataataaataataaagtttccggtttcgtttctgttccctgtaaaatacaaaaagttcccggtttttgttttcgttccttgaaccggttcaaagccctgatcatCACCATTATAATAGAAAGATTTGTGTTTTGTAATAAGCTTTATTACACTTTAGACTTCCCATATTATCTTGTACATACGTTCCGTTTAGAAGGACAGCATGGAAACCCTGGCTGAAATCTTTGTCTGCATTTTAGGAACCCAAACACAGAACAGGGAGGGAGTGCAAGACATTATTAGTCTAATTAAAGCTTGTCATTTGTTGACAGACATCTGATCCAAAGCCTGCTTTACATCAggctttagacacacacacacacacacacacacacacacacacacacacacacacacacacacacacacacacacacacacacacacactgcttactcTTGATTGCATGATTACTCTTGCTTGATATTTGtttataaaggttggagcaggcttcacccaacacgtttttcttcttttaagagtgctgaccaaaatattgtaaaactgaaaaatgacaaAAGGTGCGACCTTTCATCATTTTTCTCGTTTGATATTTGTCATCATTATTTGTCTTTCAGATGCCTGTTCAATAGCGCTGGATGTGAACACAGCGTACAGCCATCTCAAACTTTCTGATGGTAACAAACAGGTGGCCTGGACTGATGAGTCTCAGAATTATCCTGATCTTCCTCAGAGGTTTTCCTTTTATAACCAGGTGTTAGGCAAAGAGTGTCTGTCTGCACCGtcctactgggaggttgagtggactGGGGAGAAAGGAGTCTCTATAGCTGTAACATATGTGGGTATCAAAAGACAGTGGTGTGATCAGAGAATTATGTTCGGAAACAATGACTTGTCTTGAAGTTTGGAGTGCTCTCCAGAGCAGTGTTGTTTCAGACACAATAACAAAATTAGAGAGATTGCTGTACCAAGCTCCAACAGAGTAGGGGTCTATGTGAGTGCCACGGGCAACGGGCAAACTCTGTCTTTCTATAGTGTATCTGACATTATGAAGTTACTACACAGAGAGAAGGTCAGCTTCCAACAAGTCATCTATCCAGCTCTATGGATTGGAGTAAGATCAAAGGCTAAATTGGGTTAACCTTAGAACACACTCTAGGTCATTTAGCACAAATGCACGTGCTGTTAGGAACCCAAATGTTCCCATGAGGAACACATGTACACAAtctatatctctctccttctcactaaGCACACTTGTGAGCACACATGCAAATTTATCAAACTTACACAAATTAGTTCCAACATATTGCTATCCACTTGTGGTGTGACAAAATGTTCTCCATTTTATATTATGTTGTACGATTTTTgtcaaatgtattattatttacagtatatacagtatgattATTTACAATGTTCACAATAGCCTAATGACAATAATGAGCTCTACATTCTTTAAAATTGGTGAAGGGACATGTGGAACTGTAAGTAGTTTAATTGTAGAAAGAACTTCCAAAGAAATGCAGCACATGGAAAATGTGTAAGGATGATTTTTGTTTCAGTACACTGTATTGGCAGGGCCCGAGTAACAcataggctagatatagctgcagcttAGGGGCCGCCACCTACCTGGGGGCACCCGATTGGCCAATAAGTCAACAATTGCAGAAATGTGACAAGATGTAAAATTGAAAAATGTAATGtcgagtacagttttaaatcttattaatactcctctccatatGTGGCAgaaatgttatccttaattcctattttGTAATTATGACAATGTCTATCGGGGGcccgcagcaacctgtagcctagggggccctggccatcttaatccagcttTGTGTATTGGTTGTGGGGGAAGGTGGAGGAAATTAGGGCTATTTTGTATAAGCAGCATTGTGTGAGGATTCATTTATCCTTATACGATTGTATCTAACACCCATTTTGTAATACAATTGAAACTGTTATTCTATTTTTCTGCAGCCATTATGTTTGaataaaaacatgtcaaaactaTTTTTTTTAGCTTTGCCAATTGATTTGTATATACTGTAAACCGGCCCACTTAAGCGGGCCTTGCTAATCAGATTCAATCAGTAGTTGATATGATAATTAAAAGTGTTCGGTGTAGTGGTAGAGTATAGTGTAAGATGGGGCGAGATGAGGATTTTTAAAGCAGACACTACATTGTCATACTGTATTAGTGAGACACTGCTGAGAAACAGCTGATTTGCTTCACTGACTGCAACCGCTCAGCTTGAGGTCCTGAGCTCCTGTCTCGTTCCGCGCTGGGAAGTATTATGATTTGTGTCTAATCACTGCACTCAGCATGCACAGGTGCTTCTCCAACAGACAGGGAGGTCGACAGGTTgggcgacaaaggggtccgttgacctgggcccacgGCTTGTGGGAGccaaaaattgggtcctcattacaatgtactgtatgtattgggttgggcaGGGCTCAGGGGCCCTTTTGGATAATCttttcccgggcccggccaaagctgttggCAGCCCTGACAATGCACACAGTAGAAGAGTGGGTGGGTCTGACTTCTGTGCACCCCAATTGAAGATCTAAAGCACATGTGGATACATCATTATTATGTTCACTTCACAGGAGAAAAGCTTACTTAATAACGAGAGGTTTCTCACTGTCTCACCTCCGTTCTAATGAgctgtgtctttttttcctttcttttctctcttttattcCCTCGTTTTCCTCACCCTTctgagctgctgacagctttggttgtgCCCATACTGTACTCATTTGACTTGGATGTTGAGCTCAGGCTGCTGCCGTGGACAGAGTGAGGCAAATTAACCAATTGAAACCTGGAAAGCATtcagggctgtaaccagacatttttaaataccgaggtcaaatactgcatactgtacttcATATGGTACatgtagaatgcttcaaatacttcagtcaaacagTCAAAAAGTTTGTTTTCAATGATcactgaggataaatgggggtggcacaTATAGACcaaatttatcattgttgatcatatatctgttttaatcaatagatacattttatgtTACTGAAAAaatatacagaggacatgacctctgtgtcctcaatggtagttacggccatgaaagCGTAGCTGCTGTTGTAATTAAGACACTGATTTATACATTTGtagttaccagtatggtaatgaccaagtcgtggtgcattactaaaggccctgtgttgtgtcatagtattgtagtgctatggtagttacatttcaatgactattacagcgtgccactggaggtacggcgcgcattaaggctACGGCCGGGGACATGCCTGCTGCTGGATACACCTGCGCGTGCACTTATAGTGCATGAACGCGTTGCGATGtgaattttattttacttttgtacGTGGTAGAGCACCAAacacaatggccctcatttatcaaacttgcgtagaaaccatcgcagaaatgagcgcagatctcatcgtacgacgaggctcacgtgagatttactaaacatgtgtacctctccaatcccatcgtaagagtgagcggctgttgataaatccagcgtctgaaaaccatgtttctggttgattgacagcttgaaattaggctttacgctaggtagacaacaaaataacacgtggaaataatcaacagcagtagtcaacagtgtttcggttctcaatatttaaggggtagagattgatttccaaatagcctacttacaatgaattgtttgattgactacagtagacataatgaagatatttttttatatctacattgttatattaaataataatttatgttttaaaatatgatgataaacctttttgtaaacgaggtcaagaaagggttcctgcgtgaaactggcaaacaaacagtgcccaaaccatttgttggggataggagagttttacatgtccagtgcgctgtccttctcgcgctcacgtgcgccctacttctctcctgcgctccagtccttcgaggggaCAGCCCTAGCTTTTGCCATCTAAATGGAGGACTATaacgtgttatcggacacacacatatcctattcggatagtcgtgcgtaatggtgaaactcaaccgggagattattactgtatgtaggctattgattgatgtgcgcctgaactcccaggTGTTAAAAAGAAAGGACGTCGGTCCATTGattccacgactgaaggcacattccaatactcggctatattgcacaattattcacacatcacgtcaattcacaaattagaagtctcttgcagttgttgacctatgccaaattaacgcagcgctcccaggaagggtgcaccaattcaaacaagtagaagttggcttataggcaaaatatacaatgtaaaaacatgttgtaattatgtaggtcacatatttatgataatgagttgctgcgctacaactgctgctcaagttggtgatcatagtcatctcaagtccaatttgaaaacggcgtacaccgtctgagagcagtcgtaggatttcatctttcctgcgcttacgatgagatttgataaatgccaagtggtcgtagaaaaagaacgtacgcacgacgtacgtacgattctcgtcgtacgctgctttgataaatgagggccaaagTGTGCAGATGCGCGCACATTGTATATTGGCAGATCCGTGAGGAcgatcttccgaacttccatgttgatTATGGACAATATTAATAGTGATATGATTTTCATTTTATGGTCATAGCAAGCATTTCCAAGGCCTAAAACTAAGCAATTCTAAACTGAAACTAAGCACTCAcaattgactctgccctgatgaaggccacactttggccgaaacatgttggcgtttttaacttttctgtaATGATTTAGCCGTTTTTAAAAGCTACTGTATTTTAACCtttggaagagtgccttggatactttaaTTCAGTGCCTAAAACTAAGCATTCTTGTGCAGTTCTACTATTGAGTCAGGGAAAGTGGATaagtaatgttttttgttttgtttttttacaccaACCATTGGTTTCATGGCTACTGAATAGCATCAGAAAATGCACAATAGGTTCGTTTGATGCCTCGTGACAATGTTTGGACAATAGGCATGTGATAATTTCAAGCATGTTTTTCCAAGGTTTAGGATTGGGGTGGGGTGTAGTATGCACCATCATTAACTTCCATAGCTACCACTATATCTGGTCTGAATGTTTGCATTAACAGAAGCCACAAATAGTTTGCTTCAATTATAATTATAGCTGTGATGAATTATTCCATTCCCTTGACTCATTACGTTAATTAGTTCACGACCTGcaacaaaacgttttttttccaaagaaaTAGTAATAATGTTTTCCAATGATgtggatatgttttttttctccacacagCCCACACATCCACCGACTATGAAGCAATTATGCTTAATTAGGTCTAAATTCCTGAGAGACAGtacgaattttttttttacatgaaaacACCCACACTCACCTATTAAGATGCTGTGTGCAGAAGGCTTGCACTTGTCATGGATTTTGGACATCTTCAAGATATACACtttttttgtctctatttttgacCACAGCCCACATTCTCACGCATTACACATATTTCCAGAATTGGGCAGATAATTCTGAGAAACAATTTCTGGTCATGACCACTTTTTACTTAGATGAGCATGATGTAGCCTTTACAAGCTAATTAATCACCTTTAGCAAGTCTTAGTGCTTAGATGAGTCATCAATAGCCGAATGAAGACTTAAGCTAGGCTTACACTCGTCCTTAGGAGACCGCAACCGTACAGAAACCAGCTGTAACCCGTCACGCCCCCTTCGCAGAGCTGAACAGACATTCAGACAACTTTCCCAGGTTCTCTCTGGCTGAAATACCCGtcgtcagtgcttaatttgagggggagcaagggggatctagctccggaaccttggatggaacctcatggaaatacatcatagagccccctcgggggggagccactgatcctctgcgctccaggacctcccgcttgacaaattaagcactgcccgTTGTCGGTTGGTACGCTCGGTGGGGAAAAACACCACGCCCTCTACTGTATTTGTCCTGGGATTGTAGACTTGAAGGCAGATCTATGAACACCTCCCCACCTCTGGTAGTGTGGTTCCTGATATGTCAACTACAGTGCAGGAGAAGTGTAAACCTAGCTTCACTCGACCGCATCTGTCCACTTACTCACATCACcaggagtgcattccaatatctggactcccgtcctccacttgtgcttgtggccttggcCCGCTTCCtggccccacctccatggagaaaacaataaagtttccccgatgccagcctagccacaacaacttttggggcactattcttcattcaccctgtaggctgcagccatatctagcctgttcattaatccagccctgtgtaagaccacctccctaaccattaggccctcTGTCCACTGTGCCGTGTCCACCCCAGAATTGTGGGAtacgttgtcttttgttttagGCATGTTGCAGATCAGCACATATAGGCATATATGTTTATGTacggtagggtgaccagatttggatttgtaaaaaggaggacactttttttgggggggggggtgggggggtgtcatcGGTGCATGTCATCGGTCAtcagtgtatctgtgtatctacaggtatgaaagtatatatgggtatgaggtatgatagtaggcctattaagtatcaacgcatccaaaatggtcatttgtttaaaagccactcgaactttttgccatgcacattcatttgtctaccataaatgacaattaaaatctcttcagttacgcctacaggcctatcacataatttgtgtgatcatatgcagtgtgcctttgttacaatcctagatagtaggcctaacacatatattggagtagcttaacagcataacaatgcagctcaatttcataggcctattctaatttctgcattaggtttttaaaaatagattcaccatcatgtaggcccatgttaagccattccccacaaagatgaacagcattaggctatataacattggaaactaaatataaaaaacacaacatttgtggttttcaactgaattgataatgaagttctattaggctacatatgGCTTTAGGCTTAGGCATTAggctatgtttataagacacctcacaatttacccctccactgtcatccattaggcctatttagataggctatttgtagtggcatggtgctcagagattagcaataggcactgcagctaagagaggaactggagttttaagataacccatacagcgttaccaataactgcaaaggcaatagacagaagaagaagctgatgaagaagaagcttaatttcttaactaagggatgagtccttctagctcctagaaattgcttttgcaaataacttggaaatgtcagatcatgaaagatttTTCAGGCtgagtcttgtgacaaggtgtaacaaaacgtgtacctccctaaatgatggatttggtggtgttactaggcatactcctgtgttagattaccttcatacctggcttcacttttttcaactccaccgcgaacgtgcatttgcgtttctatcggcattgNAGTCGGagtccgtcgaaccggcggacagatgcgctttcgcttgtaaacatggggcgcactggctagtcccctaggctacttctttcggacacatggtgcgaagtggctagatttgatgagaagggcgtgactaatttgtgaacggtagagagaaacctggagtggagtcaaatggaacggagtgaaaattacagtgcagatgaattaggtctatatttcaggcagtccaacaaaatcccggacatttctgaaattccccccggacattttttaggtctcaaaagtaggacatgtccggggaaaaccggacgtctggtcactcTAATGTACGGTATAGGCAGCCTATAAAGCCTAAACTGAGAGGAGACAGCCAACGTATACAGAAGTCATATTAGAAATAAATCGCAAAACAAGACCTCCGAAATATCAATGTGTCCATGAAAGGCGTGTTCAGTCTCTAAAAATATAATCTTGCTCATGGTAAACACTCCATCTGACAGCCAACACAGACAACAAAAGCCTTAAATCAGAGAGTAACCGTCCAGTGTCTGGCTCCAGGCCTTGAGTAGTCTAAATTAGCTGGGGAGAAAAATACAAACGTCAAACAAACCCTTAATCTGCTTGTCAAACAGTAGCAGTTGTGTTTTGGGCACATAGCACTGAGACGAAACACTAGGATTAGATTGGTAAATAcagcacatagacacatagacagatcACAGTCGGCCTACTGATTGAATCTCatcaagtgaaaaaaaaaatctccatcaCTGGCTGCGTGCAAAGTAATTCTAGCTGTTAGTTAGTGTTTGCAGTGATGCTTGCCAAACGCCAAGCGGAGTTTCAGAAGCACAAATCAAAAGATGTTTGTTTACATGTGGCTTTCCATGACAGCTGGTGTTTTTGTTGGTGACGAGGAACATCACGTcactgacagagaaagagtgacttCTGGGGAGGAAGGTGGGTTTCTGAGTAATGCTtggatgttttttattgggtacaTTCTGGACACCATGTTTGCATGCACAAAACATGAGCAGGCCAAAACAACTCAACTTGCTCTTGTGTTTTGCCTGTAACCATGGCAACAGTTTCGGTGAGAATCCAAGATGTGGAGTTACAGTAATTGGGCAAACTTGATTGATTGGTTTGATttatgatgtgtgtctgtgcgtgtcgtgtgtgtgtgtgtgcgtgtgcgtgtgggggcgtgcgtgtgtgtgtgtgtatgcgtgtgcgtgtgcgcacgcgcgcgtgtgtgtgtgtgtgtatcttgtccTCCGGTGGTCTCAAACACCATTGACAAGTAGCTTAAACAAATCTTCTTATTTCAAGAACGAATGTTGTTTAGTCATAAATAGATCTTTAAAACTGTACAAGAATGATAGAAGAATCATTTGAATTAATATGCGAATAACAGGATAAATAACAAGCTACATGCAATGAGAGAGATCTGCTTATGTTACACAGACTCATGCGATTAATGAGCAAACATACGTTGACTGAAATAACTTACAAGCAATGCTTTGAAAGACGAAACAAAGTTGCCGAGAAGTTGCGAAGTGGCGTTACAGTTGTTACAGTTGTTGTTTATGTCGGTTGCCGTAGCAACGACTTGTGGACCGCAGCCAGACTGCCGCGCGGCGTAATTAAAACAAAACAGATtccataacagtgtgtgtgtgtgtgtgtgtgtgtgcatgtgcgtgtgtgtgtaagcacagcAATTTTAGTCAACTTTCTattgtgctttacaaatacagtatattttttcatttcatttgatttgataatgatgatgatggtgatgatggtgatgataatgatgagtatgaggatgatggtgatgatgatgataatgatgagtatgaggatgatggtgatggtgatgatgatgatgagcatgaggatgatggtgatgaggatgatgatgatgatgatgagtatgaggatgatggtgatgatgatgccgATGCATATTGAGatgtggatgatggatggatgatgcAAACGATGCCAGCCTGAAACACACTCATGACAACTGTCATCACTGACTGTGTGTTTTGTAGAGCATTTCTGACgtgtcttgccttgccttcccttaaataataataataataatacatgagttttatatagcgcttttcatgatactcaaagtcgcaAGTTGCCTTAAAAACCACAAAGAACAAAACTTGGgtgtccaaacttccatgaaaagataaaaaaacactcttgaaggcactccttactaaagttaaaaagcctttattaaatactggctacatgcctacgcgtttcgacccattgtcttcatcagggcatgccaaaCAATTGCAGGTGAAAGGTATATCAGGTAAGGAGGTA from Engraulis encrasicolus isolate BLACKSEA-1 chromosome 17, IST_EnEncr_1.0, whole genome shotgun sequence carries:
- the LOC134467537 gene encoding tripartite motif-containing protein 16-like isoform X1, whose product is MLVKMENENPPTNSPVGPGDAACDFCLDQKLKAVLRCLNCNAYYCKDHAITHQKDFQCHSLIKISGRPWEKCPWRGHGLPRNIFCVDDQECLCRRCLERGHEQHVLRPAEEEVSRKQEKIKAKMVEHEKKILERTKELHELSKAAATIKRSTTTAVQNSESTQRRIAMTNLIGAHEKADLDRVNDFFKQVSFEITTLRERYADLEQILQTKDLTLFLETSRKIYHHQGSESLPRVSINTNSMYMKIKESVQKLKQSMESMLNVEFAKMTVQTDSAIVSPEPLIRQDFLKYACSIALDVNTAYSHLKLSDGNKQVAWTDESQNYPDLPQRFSFYNQVLGKECLSAPSYWEVEWTGEKGVSIAVTYVGIKRQWCDQRIMFGNNDLS
- the LOC134467537 gene encoding cytolytic toxin-alpha-like isoform X2, translating into MTNLIGAHEKADLDRVNDFFKQVSFEITTLRERYADLEQILQTKDLTLFLETSRKIYHHQGSESLPRVSINTNSMYMKIKESVQKLKQSMESMLNVEFAKMTVQTDSAIVSPEPLIRQDFLKYACSIALDVNTAYSHLKLSDGNKQVAWTDESQNYPDLPQRFSFYNQVLGKECLSAPSYWEVEWTGEKGVSIAVTYVGIKRQWCDQRIMFGNNDLS